The Bacteroidia bacterium genome window below encodes:
- a CDS encoding gliding motility-associated C-terminal domain-containing protein, with protein sequence MKKIVLFAAVLLFSAAHAQQTCYQNPSVEGPSAPHVVPAPWQACYGSPDTQPGQWGITLPPSNGTGYVSFLHSGNSVNGYSEGMTQLLVPAMVANTTYSFTVDLAYSPIYNTASPGNCYSSLQIWGGNSACAQTELLWQSGPFTHPNWQTYNVTFTPTGNWTYIAFEPYYITPCTGYINCLLDNISCIAPVNGNVTGTAALCANTCDGTVTANPSSGTPPYTYLWTPGNYTTQTVTGLCAGTYSCVITDANSQTVTGSFTVTAPPPVALTATSTNILCFGQCTGTASANGSGGTGTLGYSWSNSSTTQSLTGLCQGTYTVTMTDANGCSITSSVTITEPPLLTSSATFTDVTCFGAANGTASVTASGGTSGYTYSWSPSGGNQSTASNLGPNTYTVTVTDANGCTSTSTVTIIQPTQLITTSNGSSVPCAGSCTGIGTTSASGGTGNLTYSWSPGNMTTTNPTGLCAGTYTVTVTDANGCTSTDTIQVVQPPAILLSTTVQDASCNESNGNATVTATNGNAPYSYSWSPSGGTAATGTGLGAGTYTVTVTDATGCTSTATATVIDNSPTATISPTIVIMAGNNTALTSTGGGVYSWSPTNNLSCTDCPNPTANPTVTTQYCVTITDQNGCTDSQCTYVIVEYPCPIDENFGAPNAFSPNKDGKNDIFLVQGMGLCFKDFVLTVYDRWGEKVFETTNPNTGWDGTYKGKPLDPGVYVYYISTTLVGTSTAIEKRGNVTLMR encoded by the coding sequence ATGAAAAAGATCGTTCTATTCGCTGCAGTTCTTTTATTCTCGGCAGCTCACGCACAACAGACTTGCTATCAGAACCCGTCTGTTGAGGGTCCGTCTGCACCACACGTGGTACCGGCTCCATGGCAGGCTTGTTACGGATCACCTGATACTCAACCCGGACAATGGGGCATTACCCTTCCTCCGTCGAACGGAACCGGTTATGTGAGTTTCCTTCATTCCGGAAATTCTGTGAACGGCTACAGCGAGGGAATGACCCAGTTGCTCGTTCCGGCTATGGTGGCCAATACTACCTATTCATTTACGGTAGACCTGGCCTATTCCCCGATTTATAATACTGCCAGTCCTGGCAATTGCTACAGTTCACTGCAGATCTGGGGTGGTAATTCCGCCTGTGCGCAAACAGAACTTCTATGGCAATCAGGTCCGTTCACACATCCCAACTGGCAAACATATAACGTAACATTTACCCCCACCGGTAACTGGACGTACATTGCCTTTGAACCATATTATATCACACCCTGCACCGGTTATATCAATTGCCTTCTGGATAATATTTCCTGTATTGCACCGGTGAACGGTAACGTTACGGGCACAGCCGCTCTGTGTGCAAACACCTGTGACGGAACCGTTACGGCGAATCCCTCTTCCGGTACACCTCCCTACACCTACCTTTGGACTCCAGGAAACTACACAACTCAAACAGTAACCGGTCTTTGTGCCGGTACCTACTCCTGCGTAATTACGGACGCAAATTCTCAGACCGTTACCGGCTCCTTTACGGTAACTGCTCCTCCCCCTGTTGCGCTCACTGCCACTTCCACAAACATTCTTTGTTTCGGACAGTGTACTGGAACTGCCAGCGCCAATGGATCCGGTGGTACCGGAACACTTGGCTACAGTTGGAGCAACAGTTCTACAACGCAAAGTCTGACAGGATTATGTCAGGGAACCTACACCGTGACGATGACAGATGCCAATGGGTGTTCGATAACCAGTTCAGTCACCATAACGGAACCACCACTACTCACTTCATCAGCAACGTTTACAGATGTCACGTGCTTTGGAGCGGCTAACGGAACGGCGAGTGTAACGGCCAGCGGCGGTACTTCGGGATATACCTATTCGTGGAGTCCTTCAGGAGGCAATCAATCCACCGCCAGTAACCTGGGACCAAACACCTACACGGTTACGGTAACAGACGCCAACGGCTGCACAAGTACCAGCACTGTCACAATTATTCAACCGACTCAATTGATTACTACCAGCAACGGGTCATCTGTTCCCTGTGCAGGTTCATGTACCGGAATTGGCACCACCTCTGCATCCGGCGGAACGGGAAACCTCACCTACTCCTGGTCGCCGGGAAATATGACCACCACAAACCCGACCGGTTTATGCGCCGGCACCTATACGGTAACTGTAACCGATGCCAACGGATGTACTTCCACGGATACCATTCAGGTAGTACAGCCGCCGGCAATTTTGCTTTCTACTACCGTGCAGGATGCTTCCTGTAACGAATCAAATGGAAATGCAACCGTTACTGCCACCAACGGAAATGCACCGTACTCCTATTCCTGGTCTCCCAGCGGTGGAACAGCTGCCACAGGAACAGGACTGGGAGCAGGAACCTACACAGTTACCGTTACCGATGCCACCGGCTGCACCTCAACCGCAACAGCCACGGTCATTGACAACAGTCCGACCGCTACCATCAGTCCAACTATAGTAATCATGGCCGGTAATAATACTGCACTTACTTCTACTGGTGGAGGTGTCTATTCCTGGTCTCCAACGAATAATCTTTCATGTACGGATTGCCCCAATCCCACAGCAAATCCTACTGTTACTACCCAGTATTGCGTAACCATAACAGACCAGAACGGGTGTACCGATTCGCAGTGTACCTATGTAATTGTGGAATATCCCTGCCCCATTGACGAAAATTTTGGGGCACCCAATGCCTTCTCTCCAAACAAGGACGGGAAGAATGACATTTTCCTTGTTCAGGGTATGGGACTGTGTTTCAAGGACTTTGTACTTACAGTCTACGACCGCTGGGGTGAAAAAGTGTTTGAAACCACCAATCCGAATACCGGTTGGGACGGAACTTATAAAGGGAAGCCACTAGATCCCGGAGTTTACGTCTATTATATAAGCACCACTTTAGTTGGTACGAGTACAGCTATTGAAAAGCGGGGCAATGTAACTTTGATGCGGTAA
- a CDS encoding gliding motility-associated C-terminal domain-containing protein — translation MFRTFLAFSAVLGLFPLNSWAQSTCNYINGKPGTCQSPAPKIVNPTPTNGNGVLGATYDFQKCGLNFVQSSVKLGQRYTISCCPNTVGAAQPATFAIAGIPGTAVIERAYLWAGTSGNGIAITASITNPLAANQNFPMTIVGQDQDKCWGFTGTYTYRADVTSIIAGNGNYIISGLPTSTTQSGNDTDGATLMIIYSDASQTWQGEIHIWDGCLVGIGTFETTNITGFNACANSQNGVGFICSADHQQINSGFVINGGAPFTIGMTEDWYNYISAPTNVTAGQTTSNFQIQASGDCFNWMVAGLYFQTVGCTTCCTPTGTLTVSPTVTTSNCNPCTGTATANPSGGQAPYSYTWNTIPAQTTQTATGLCPGSYVVNVVDGSCNTGTDTVIILPSAPVTATTSFTDVLCFGGTTGTATANPGGGTAPFTYSWSPSAQTGQTASALAAGVYTVTITDAAGCTVTATVTVNQPTQLLNAANSLTGVTCGGYTDGTATTGGSGGTSPYTYSWNPGGQTAQNATGMAAGTYTVTVTDANGCTATDTVIIASPPLMLLTTGTTDASCNEANGEATIAASNGPGPFTFLWSPSSQTDSLATGLAAGVYTVLVTDANGCTLTTTVTVVDNSPVATISPTVIIMAGNNTTIISTGGGTYTWSPTNNLSCSDCPSPVANPTVTTQYCVTVTDQNGCTDSQCTYVIVEYPCPVDEDFGAPNAFSPNKDGKNDIFIVQGMGLCFKDFILVVYDRWGEKVFETNNPNTGWDGTYRGKVLDPQVFSYYISTTLVGSDKPIVKRGNVTLIR, via the coding sequence ATGTTTAGAACGTTCTTAGCCTTTTCCGCAGTTTTAGGTCTGTTTCCTCTGAATTCGTGGGCGCAGAGTACCTGCAATTATATCAACGGAAAACCCGGCACCTGCCAGTCACCCGCCCCGAAAATTGTAAATCCCACTCCAACGAACGGGAACGGAGTGCTTGGCGCGACATACGATTTCCAAAAATGCGGATTGAATTTCGTGCAGTCCAGTGTAAAGCTGGGACAGCGGTACACGATTTCCTGTTGTCCGAATACAGTTGGTGCTGCCCAGCCCGCCACCTTCGCCATTGCCGGTATACCCGGAACGGCTGTAATTGAGCGCGCATACCTATGGGCCGGTACTTCCGGAAACGGAATTGCTATAACAGCCAGCATTACAAACCCACTCGCGGCGAACCAGAATTTTCCTATGACCATTGTAGGACAGGATCAGGATAAGTGCTGGGGATTTACAGGAACGTACACCTATCGTGCGGACGTTACCAGCATCATTGCCGGAAACGGGAATTACATTATCAGTGGTCTTCCAACCAGTACCACACAAAGCGGAAATGATACCGACGGAGCCACGCTGATGATCATTTATTCCGATGCGTCTCAAACCTGGCAGGGGGAAATACACATCTGGGACGGATGCCTTGTGGGCATCGGAACCTTTGAAACAACCAATATCACGGGGTTCAATGCCTGTGCCAATTCACAAAACGGAGTCGGGTTCATCTGCTCGGCGGATCATCAGCAGATCAATTCAGGATTTGTGATCAACGGAGGCGCCCCATTCACCATTGGCATGACAGAAGACTGGTACAACTATATTTCCGCGCCCACCAATGTCACCGCCGGACAAACTACTTCGAATTTTCAGATACAGGCCAGCGGAGACTGTTTCAACTGGATGGTGGCCGGATTGTATTTTCAAACGGTTGGATGTACCACCTGTTGTACGCCCACCGGTACCCTCACGGTGTCCCCTACTGTAACTACCTCCAATTGTAATCCTTGTACAGGCACAGCAACCGCCAATCCCAGCGGAGGACAGGCGCCTTACAGCTATACCTGGAATACGATACCTGCACAAACCACACAAACTGCCACAGGACTTTGTCCGGGTTCATACGTTGTGAATGTTGTGGACGGATCCTGCAATACCGGAACGGACACCGTCATTATTCTGCCATCGGCTCCTGTGACCGCCACTACCAGTTTCACCGATGTACTTTGTTTCGGCGGCACTACCGGAACGGCAACAGCGAATCCGGGCGGAGGAACTGCCCCGTTTACCTATTCCTGGAGTCCTTCCGCGCAAACAGGACAAACAGCATCCGCGCTTGCAGCAGGAGTATACACTGTAACGATTACGGATGCGGCCGGGTGTACAGTCACCGCCACGGTAACAGTGAATCAGCCCACGCAATTACTCAATGCCGCCAACTCACTTACCGGAGTTACCTGCGGCGGTTATACAGACGGAACGGCCACAACTGGCGGAAGCGGCGGTACGAGTCCGTACACCTATTCCTGGAATCCGGGAGGACAAACCGCGCAAAATGCCACAGGAATGGCGGCAGGCACCTATACCGTAACCGTGACGGATGCCAACGGGTGCACGGCAACCGATACAGTAATTATTGCTTCGCCTCCGCTGATGCTTCTCACTACCGGCACAACCGACGCTTCCTGCAATGAAGCCAACGGAGAAGCCACTATTGCCGCAAGCAATGGCCCCGGACCATTTACCTTCCTGTGGAGCCCGAGTTCCCAAACTGATTCTCTTGCCACCGGACTGGCGGCCGGAGTTTATACTGTGCTGGTAACGGATGCCAACGGCTGTACGCTTACCACCACTGTTACCGTAGTAGATAACAGTCCTGTTGCTACCATCAGCCCAACGGTAATAATTATGGCCGGCAATAACACCACCATTATTTCCACCGGAGGCGGCACCTACACCTGGTCGCCCACCAATAATCTTTCCTGTTCTGATTGTCCGAGCCCCGTGGCAAATCCAACTGTAACCACGCAGTATTGCGTAACGGTAACCGACCAGAACGGATGCACCGATTCGCAGTGTACGTATGTTATTGTTGAATATCCTTGTCCGGTTGATGAAGATTTCGGTGCACCGAACGCGTTTTCTCCGAACAAAGACGGCAAAAATGATATTTTCATTGTACAGGGGATGGGACTTTGTTTCAAGGATTTCATTCTTGTTGTGTATGATCGTTGGGGAGAAAAAGTGTTCGAAACCAATAATCCGAATACTGGATGGGACGGAACATACCGCGGAAAAGTTTTGGATCCGCAGGTGTTCAGCTATTATATATCCACTACCCTTGTGGGCAGTGATAAGCCCATTGTGAAACGAGGAAACGTAACATTGATACGGTAA
- a CDS encoding PorP/SprF family type IX secretion system membrane protein: MKAKKMIPVLTTAMVSAACLLFTGVNAQDIHFSHYNEAPLTLNPALCGVSYNYRAAVLYRDQWRSVTVPYVTYGGSFEARIKLNAWEKVGNNLTQIYKKAFRKVAAGLAFYNDRAGDGALSTIHANFSLSTRVQIDDYTFVAAGVQGGIIQKKVDFSKFIWPDQFVGTGYDTGVDPGENFNSSSFIHGDFSGGILYAYDRGEKAIRANNELRFDAGISAFHINQPTQRWLGGSSEKLGMRYVIHTKCLFGIKNSTISVYPSFVFMLQGRQKEILFGSLLRYHFKDDSKFTGYIKATHAGFGAHYRNRDALIPSAFIEFGTVAIGMSYDVNLSKLHYASQYKGGFEVFLRFNGATPFIYQNAPSF, translated from the coding sequence ATGAAAGCCAAGAAGATGATTCCTGTACTAACAACCGCCATGGTATCGGCAGCCTGCTTGCTTTTTACGGGCGTGAACGCACAGGATATCCATTTTTCCCATTATAACGAAGCGCCGCTGACGCTGAATCCGGCGCTTTGCGGTGTTTCTTATAACTACCGGGCCGCTGTGCTGTACAGAGATCAGTGGAGAAGCGTAACGGTGCCGTATGTAACCTACGGAGGCTCGTTTGAAGCAAGAATCAAACTCAATGCCTGGGAAAAGGTGGGAAATAATCTTACCCAGATTTATAAAAAAGCATTTCGGAAAGTAGCGGCCGGCCTCGCATTTTACAACGACCGCGCAGGTGACGGTGCGCTAAGTACCATACACGCGAATTTTTCACTCTCTACCCGCGTGCAGATCGACGATTATACTTTTGTAGCAGCCGGCGTTCAGGGAGGGATCATTCAGAAAAAAGTAGATTTCTCAAAGTTCATCTGGCCGGATCAGTTTGTAGGCACAGGATATGATACCGGTGTGGATCCCGGGGAAAATTTCAATTCCAGCAGTTTCATACACGGTGATTTCAGCGGGGGAATTCTCTACGCTTACGATCGTGGTGAAAAGGCCATCCGCGCCAATAACGAATTGCGTTTTGATGCCGGCATCTCTGCCTTTCACATTAACCAACCGACGCAACGATGGCTCGGAGGTTCCAGCGAAAAACTGGGTATGCGTTACGTAATTCATACGAAGTGTCTTTTCGGGATTAAGAACTCTACGATCTCGGTTTATCCCAGTTTTGTATTCATGCTTCAGGGACGTCAGAAAGAGATTCTGTTCGGAAGCCTGCTGCGCTATCACTTTAAGGACGATTCCAAGTTCACCGGCTACATCAAAGCCACACATGCCGGCTTCGGAGCACATTACCGGAACCGGGATGCTCTGATTCCCAGCGCCTTTATCGAGTTCGGTACGGTGGCTATCGGAATGAGCTATGATGTGAACTTGTCAAAACTCCACTACGCGAGCCAGTACAAGGGAGGCTTTGAGGTGTTTCTCCGCTTTAACGGAGCTACCCCCTTCATTTACCAGAATGCGCCCTCCTTCTAA
- a CDS encoding metal-dependent hydrolase: protein MRITYYGHSCFGVEVAGKHLLFDPFISGNPLTKGKLDASRVPADYILLSHGHEDHIADAVSIALRTSATCICSWEISVWLGKQGVEKTHPMNTGGKWLFDFGKVKCVNAVHSSGLPDGTYGGNPMGFIVESGGKNFYYSGDTALSYDMKLIGEYRKIDFAFLPVGDNFTMGIDNAIIATEFIRCKDIIAMHFDTFGYIKINHQEAQSKFERAGCKLHLPEIGETIEK from the coding sequence ATGAGGATTACTTATTACGGTCATTCCTGCTTTGGAGTAGAGGTGGCCGGCAAACATCTTTTATTTGATCCCTTTATCTCCGGGAACCCCCTCACCAAGGGAAAGCTGGATGCATCCAGGGTGCCTGCAGATTACATCCTGCTGTCTCACGGGCATGAAGATCATATTGCCGATGCCGTAAGTATTGCCTTGCGCACCAGTGCCACTTGCATTTGCTCCTGGGAAATCAGCGTGTGGCTGGGGAAGCAGGGGGTGGAGAAGACACATCCCATGAATACCGGTGGAAAATGGTTATTTGATTTCGGAAAGGTTAAATGTGTGAATGCCGTGCATTCCTCGGGTTTGCCTGACGGCACTTACGGAGGTAATCCGATGGGGTTTATCGTTGAGTCGGGTGGGAAAAACTTTTATTATTCCGGTGATACCGCGCTTTCGTACGACATGAAACTCATCGGAGAATACCGGAAGATTGATTTCGCATTTCTTCCTGTCGGGGATAATTTTACCATGGGAATTGACAACGCCATCATTGCAACAGAGTTCATTCGCTGCAAGGATATCATTGCCATGCATTTTGACACGTTCGGGTATATAAAAATCAACCATCAGGAGGCTCAGAGCAAATTTGAGCGTGCCGGCTGTAAACTCCATTTGCCGGAAATAGGAGAAACCATAGAGAAATAA
- a CDS encoding ParA family protein has protein sequence MGKIIAIANQKGGVGKTTTSINLAAGLAVLEHKTLIVDADPQANSTSGVGFDPRNVKTSIYECIIEGLNPKDIILQTSTPNLDILPAHIDLVGAEIEMINMPNREKMMRKALEKIKNDYEFIIIDCSPSLGLITVNALSAADSVIIPVQCEYFALEGLGKLLNTIKIVQQRLNPDLNIEGILLTMYDIRLRLSNQVVEEVKTHFQQMVFDTIIQRNTKLGEAPSYGETIIMHDASSKGAINYLNLAREILQKNELTRMKDSDKVINVENVKMN, from the coding sequence ATGGGAAAGATCATTGCTATTGCGAATCAGAAAGGGGGAGTAGGAAAAACCACCACCTCCATCAACCTAGCAGCCGGCCTTGCCGTGCTGGAGCATAAGACCCTCATAGTGGATGCAGATCCCCAGGCGAATTCCACCAGCGGTGTGGGATTCGATCCGCGAAACGTCAAGACAAGCATTTACGAATGCATCATCGAAGGATTAAACCCGAAGGATATCATTCTGCAAACATCTACCCCTAACCTGGATATTCTTCCTGCACATATTGATCTCGTAGGCGCAGAAATAGAAATGATCAATATGCCGAACCGGGAGAAGATGATGCGAAAGGCGCTGGAAAAGATCAAGAATGATTATGAATTCATTATTATTGACTGTTCACCTTCGCTGGGGCTGATCACGGTGAATGCACTCTCCGCAGCCGATTCGGTTATCATTCCCGTTCAATGTGAATATTTCGCGCTGGAGGGGCTCGGGAAACTGCTCAACACCATCAAGATTGTGCAGCAGCGACTGAATCCTGATCTGAACATTGAAGGCATCCTGCTGACCATGTATGATATCCGTCTCCGCCTGAGCAACCAGGTGGTGGAAGAAGTAAAAACCCACTTTCAGCAAATGGTGTTTGATACCATCATCCAGCGAAATACAAAGCTCGGAGAAGCTCCCAGCTACGGGGAAACCATCATCATGCACGACGCTTCAAGTAAGGGTGCCATCAACTACCTTAATCTTGCAAGAGAAATTTTACAGAAAAATGAATTAACCCGCATGAAGGATTCCGACAAGGTGATCAATGTGGAGAATGTAAAAATGAACTAA
- a CDS encoding ParB/RepB/Spo0J family partition protein, whose protein sequence is MTKKSALGRGLGALLENAGTDITSNLESDQKIAGAISNIPVNQIEANPFQPRTDFERQALVDLARSIREHGIIQPVTVRKLGYDRYQLISGERRFRASQAAGLTSIPAYIRIANDQAMLEMAIIENVQRENLNAIEVGLGYKRLIDECHLTQEQLSERIGKDRTTVTNYLRLLKLPDEVQAGIRDRKISMGHARAILGVGNENGQLDIFRQALSEHLSVRQVEELARQFMDGKYVVKKVKKNARTKSASAQDQHILSELRSRFSRRAGLIRSPKGKGKIILPFNNDEEYRRITDLLGIR, encoded by the coding sequence ATGACAAAGAAATCAGCCCTCGGTCGCGGCCTTGGCGCACTGCTGGAGAATGCAGGCACCGATATTACATCTAATCTGGAGAGCGATCAGAAAATAGCCGGCGCCATTTCCAATATTCCCGTAAACCAGATCGAAGCTAATCCCTTCCAGCCCCGCACGGATTTTGAACGGCAGGCACTGGTAGATCTGGCCAGGAGCATACGCGAACACGGAATCATTCAGCCGGTAACCGTTCGCAAACTGGGGTACGACAGGTACCAGCTTATTTCCGGCGAACGCCGGTTCAGGGCCTCTCAGGCAGCAGGGCTCACTTCCATTCCGGCCTATATCCGCATCGCCAATGACCAGGCCATGTTGGAAATGGCCATTATTGAAAATGTACAACGGGAAAATCTCAACGCCATAGAAGTCGGACTCGGATACAAACGGCTCATTGACGAGTGCCACCTTACTCAGGAACAGCTCAGCGAGCGGATCGGAAAGGACCGCACTACGGTTACGAATTATCTCCGCCTGCTCAAATTGCCGGATGAGGTTCAGGCAGGGATACGCGACCGGAAAATCTCCATGGGGCACGCCCGCGCAATTCTTGGTGTTGGAAATGAGAACGGACAACTGGATATTTTTCGCCAGGCCCTCAGTGAACATCTTTCCGTTAGACAGGTAGAAGAACTGGCCCGGCAATTCATGGACGGAAAATATGTGGTAAAAAAGGTTAAAAAAAACGCCCGGACTAAATCTGCATCAGCACAGGATCAGCATATTCTTTCCGAACTGAGATCCCGCTTCTCCCGCCGCGCCGGTCTCATACGGAGTCCAAAAGGAAAAGGAAAGATCATTCTCCCCTTCAACAATGATGAAGAATACCGCAGGATCACGGATCTTTTGGGTATCCGGTAA
- the dapB gene encoding 4-hydroxy-tetrahydrodipicolinate reductase yields the protein MNIAIMGYGKMGKEIEKVALRRGHRISVKVDEENAGSICGKDLSGTDVAIEFSTPETAVENIFKCFDAKIPVIVGTTGWMARFQDVKNRCEKEKQALFWSSNFSLGVNIFFRMNEHLARLMNGQKGYEPSMTEIHHIQKKDAPSGTAITLAEGLMKNYERKKKWINNHTEREDQLSVISLREGETPGTHIVRWQSEVDDIEIRHTAHNRSGFAIGAILAAEYMKGKTGVRGMADLLGF from the coding sequence ATGAATATCGCCATAATGGGTTACGGGAAAATGGGAAAAGAGATCGAGAAGGTTGCTCTCCGGCGCGGCCATCGTATTTCGGTGAAAGTAGATGAAGAAAATGCCGGCAGCATCTGCGGAAAAGACCTCAGCGGAACCGATGTAGCTATTGAATTCTCTACGCCGGAAACTGCCGTTGAAAATATCTTCAAATGCTTCGATGCGAAGATTCCCGTCATCGTAGGAACAACCGGCTGGATGGCGCGATTCCAGGATGTGAAAAACCGTTGTGAAAAAGAGAAGCAGGCGTTATTCTGGTCATCGAATTTCAGTCTGGGCGTGAATATTTTTTTCCGCATGAACGAACACCTTGCCCGACTCATGAACGGGCAGAAAGGTTACGAACCAAGCATGACGGAGATACACCACATTCAGAAGAAGGATGCTCCAAGCGGTACAGCCATTACCCTCGCAGAAGGACTCATGAAAAATTATGAACGGAAGAAAAAATGGATCAACAACCACACCGAACGGGAAGATCAGCTCTCCGTTATTTCTCTAAGGGAAGGTGAAACACCGGGAACCCACATTGTCCGCTGGCAATCCGAAGTAGATGATATAGAGATCCGGCATACTGCACATAACCGGAGCGGATTTGCAATTGGAGCAATTCTGGCCGCTGAATACATGAAAGGTAAAACAGGAGTGCGCGGAATGGCTGACCTGCTGGGCTTTTAA